One Anas platyrhynchos isolate ZD024472 breed Pekin duck chromosome 10, IASCAAS_PekinDuck_T2T, whole genome shotgun sequence genomic window carries:
- the LOC140003345 gene encoding cysteine protease ATG4A-like has translation MLRCGQMMLAQALICRHLGRDWQWEKHKKQPKEYHRILRCFLDRKACCYSIHQMAQVGVGEGKSIGEWFGPNTVAQVLKKLALFDEWNSLAVYVSMGNTVVIEDIKKMCWSPPQSSSASHSSAHLHRSALGRSKNAGGLCTGWKALLLIIPLRLGINHINPIYIDAFKVRFSFNSLLVTVK, from the exons atgctgcgatgcgggcagatgatgctggcccaagcactgatctgcagacacttagggagag attggcaatgggaaaaacacaaaaaacaaccaaaagaatatcacagaatcctacgatgctttctcgacaggaaggcttgctgttattcaatccaccagatgg cacaggtgggtgttggagaggggaagtcaattggagaatggtttggaccaaatacagttgctcaagtactaaa gaagcttgctttatttgatgaatggaattcattagcagtttatgtatctatgggcaatacggtggtcattgaagacatca aaaaaatgtgctggtcccctcctcagagcagcagcgcgtcccacagcagtgcacatttgcacagaagtgctcttggccgaagcaagaacgcaggaggactctgcacaggctggaaagccctcttgcttattatacctctacgactagggataaatcacataaatcccatatatattgatgcatttaaagtaaggttttctttcaattcattgctcgttactgtcaaataa